A region from the Aegilops tauschii subsp. strangulata cultivar AL8/78 chromosome 5, Aet v6.0, whole genome shotgun sequence genome encodes:
- the LOC109740634 gene encoding E3 ubiquitin-protein ligase SINA-like 10, with protein sequence MVVHEEGEIMQTEQDPTMELSVRKGGHLACADCRVERPGNQRQCQKCERGGGFDMRNTAVDAVLSSARVECPHEGCGLYVTYHKLADHQSVCPLAPCKCPVPVCGYEGPPPALSHHISTMHPMPVHRIQYGKVLQLQVPLSEPRLLLFAEEDGHTFFLVGGVLDISAPIAMSVVCIRAGSSPLPHYVGKLWANGPPGELKGRTDTVKVEMEVTSSKDPGDVAVHELTFFTVPPKLLAGAKLVSLHIQIDKLTS encoded by the exons atggttgtgcacgaggagggcgagatcatgcagacggaacaggacccgacgatggagctctctgtg cgcaagggagggcacctggcctgcgcggactgccgcgtcgagcgccctgggaaccagcggcagtgccagaagtgcgagcgcggcggtggcttcgacatgcggaacacggcggtggacgccgtcctctcctcggcgagggtggagtgcccgcacgaaggctgtgggctctacgtcacttaccacaagctcgccgatcaccagagcgtgtgtccgctcgcgccctgcaaatgccccgtgcccgtctgcggctacgaaggcccgccgccagcgctctcccaccacatcagcaccatgcatcccatgcccgtgcacaggatccagtacggcaaggtgctccagctgcaagtgccactgtcggagccacgactcttgctgttcgcggaggaggacggccaTACGTTTTTCTTGGTCGGTGGCGTGCTTGACATCAGCGCGCCTATCGCCATGTCGGTCGTCTGCATTAGAGCAGGGTcatccccactgccgcactatgtgggcaagctgtgggcgaacggcccgccgggggagctcaaaggcaggaccgacaccgtcaaggtggaaatggaggtgacaagcagcaaggatcccggcgacgtcgccgtgcaCGAGCtaaccttcttcacagttccgcccaagctgttggctggggctaagctggtgtccctccacattcagattgacaagctcacgtcctaa